In Pseudomonas sp. ADAK18, a single window of DNA contains:
- a CDS encoding YecA family protein, whose translation MSFAEQLTRLQAFLDADELHDEALDYVAGHGYLTALSICSEVVPEREWIDALFSEEPHYSDAAQREEIESTLLALKAHIGRQLASDEEFELPCDLDLGEDPDDSDLRGWCIGFMEGVFLREAAWFETAEEEVSEMLLPIMVGSGLFDDQPEFSDIAADANLMDDMIVQIPEALTALYLLCNAPDEKPAILKPRHH comes from the coding sequence ATGTCCTTCGCTGAGCAACTAACCCGCCTGCAAGCCTTCCTCGACGCCGATGAGCTGCATGACGAGGCGCTGGACTACGTGGCCGGCCACGGCTATCTGACCGCCCTGTCGATCTGCTCCGAAGTCGTTCCCGAGCGTGAATGGATCGACGCGCTGTTCTCCGAAGAGCCTCACTACAGTGATGCCGCCCAGCGCGAAGAAATCGAATCCACCCTGCTGGCCCTCAAGGCCCACATTGGTCGCCAACTGGCCTCCGATGAGGAGTTCGAGCTGCCGTGCGACCTGGACCTGGGTGAAGACCCGGACGACTCCGACCTGCGCGGCTGGTGCATCGGCTTCATGGAAGGCGTGTTCCTGCGCGAAGCAGCCTGGTTCGAAACCGCCGAAGAAGAAGTCAGCGAAATGCTGCTGCCGATCATGGTCGGCTCCGGTCTGTTCGATGATCAGCCTGAATTCTCCGACATCGCTGCCGACGCGAACCTGATGGACGACATGATCGTACAGATCCCGGAAGCGCTCACCGCCCTGTACCTGCTGTGCAACGCGCCTGACGAAAAACCGGCGATCCTCAAGCCTCGCCACCACTAA
- a CDS encoding patatin-like phospholipase family protein, with product MRRLLSCLLLCLLPVLVHATEPPRPKIGLVLSGGAARGLAHIGVLKALEEQGIHIDAIAGTSMGAVIGGLYASGYKIDELEKLALNIDWKLALSDAPPREDVPFRRKQDDRDFLVKQKLSFRDDGSLGLPLGVIQGQNLALLLESMFAHTSNIRDFDKLPIPFRAVATDITSGEKVVFRKGHLPQVIRASMSIPAVFAPVELEGRLLVDGGMTDNIPLDVAREMGVDIAIVVDIGTPLRSRKQLATVIDVLNQSITLMTRRNSEEQLKALHPGDVLIQPPLAAYGVADFGRAKDMIDAGYRATRALDVRLAHLRPTQPVDAELVAARTPGQRTPVITAIKVENDSKVGDDVIRYYIRQNIGEPLDMGRLQTDMGTLYGLDYFEQVQYRVVKKGQDNTLVISARGKRSGTDYLRLGLNLSDDMRGDSAFNLGASYRINGINRLGAEWLTRVQIGDRQELYSEFYQPLDTGSRYFVAPYISAEAQNVELIEDNNPISEYRLERYGFGLNVGRQIGNSGEIRFGVGEAWGKADVRIGDRDTPSVNFSEGFYELKYSFDSLDNVYFPHTGEDIGLAFREFEPGLGSDQRYRQWEFKLDKAMSSGPDTLILGGRYGRTLDKSDVVISSFLLGGARQLSGFRQDAISGQNISLMRAVYYRRLTPRSYLPLDFPLYLGASLERGRAWNNDNEYDSGYINAASIFLGFDTPLGPLNFSYGFNDDNQKAVYLNLGQTF from the coding sequence ATGCGCCGCCTGTTGTCCTGCCTGCTGTTGTGCCTGCTCCCTGTCCTCGTACACGCTACAGAGCCCCCACGCCCAAAGATCGGCCTGGTGCTCTCCGGCGGCGCCGCCCGTGGCCTGGCCCACATTGGCGTGCTCAAGGCCCTGGAGGAACAAGGCATTCACATTGATGCCATCGCCGGCACCAGCATGGGCGCGGTGATTGGTGGGCTGTATGCGTCGGGCTACAAGATCGACGAGCTGGAAAAACTGGCGTTGAACATCGACTGGAAGCTGGCGCTGTCCGATGCGCCTCCCCGGGAAGATGTGCCGTTTCGACGCAAGCAGGATGACCGGGATTTCCTGGTCAAACAGAAACTCAGCTTTCGCGATGACGGCAGCCTCGGCCTACCGCTGGGCGTGATCCAGGGCCAGAACCTGGCGTTGCTGCTGGAAAGCATGTTTGCCCACACCAGTAACATCCGTGACTTCGATAAGTTGCCGATCCCCTTCCGCGCCGTGGCCACCGACATCACCAGCGGCGAAAAGGTTGTCTTCCGCAAGGGCCACTTGCCCCAGGTGATCCGCGCCAGCATGTCGATTCCCGCAGTGTTCGCTCCGGTAGAGCTGGAAGGTCGATTGCTGGTGGACGGCGGCATGACCGATAACATCCCGCTGGACGTGGCACGGGAGATGGGCGTCGACATCGCCATCGTGGTGGATATCGGCACACCACTGCGCTCACGCAAACAGCTGGCGACCGTAATAGATGTGCTTAACCAGTCCATCACCCTGATGACCCGCCGTAACTCCGAAGAACAGCTCAAGGCCCTGCATCCTGGCGACGTACTGATCCAGCCGCCCCTGGCCGCCTATGGCGTAGCGGATTTTGGCCGGGCCAAGGACATGATCGACGCCGGCTACCGCGCCACCCGCGCCCTTGATGTGCGCCTCGCCCACCTGCGTCCTACCCAGCCGGTGGACGCTGAACTAGTGGCCGCGCGTACACCCGGCCAACGCACTCCGGTCATCACCGCGATCAAGGTTGAAAACGACTCCAAGGTCGGTGACGACGTGATCCGCTACTACATCCGGCAAAACATCGGTGAACCGCTGGACATGGGTCGCCTGCAAACCGACATGGGCACCTTGTATGGCCTGGATTATTTCGAGCAGGTGCAATACCGAGTAGTAAAAAAAGGCCAGGACAATACCTTGGTCATCAGCGCGCGAGGCAAACGCAGCGGCACCGACTATCTGCGCCTGGGCCTCAATCTCTCCGATGACATGCGCGGTGACAGCGCCTTCAACCTCGGCGCCAGCTATCGCATCAACGGCATCAATCGCCTGGGGGCCGAGTGGCTGACACGGGTGCAGATCGGCGATCGGCAAGAGTTGTACAGCGAGTTTTATCAACCGCTGGACACCGGTTCACGCTACTTCGTCGCGCCCTATATCAGCGCCGAGGCGCAGAACGTCGAGCTGATTGAAGACAACAACCCCATCTCCGAATACCGCCTGGAGCGCTACGGTTTTGGCCTGAACGTCGGCCGGCAAATCGGCAACAGCGGCGAGATCCGCTTCGGCGTCGGTGAGGCCTGGGGCAAGGCGGATGTGCGTATTGGCGATCGTGATACGCCGAGCGTGAACTTCAGCGAGGGCTTCTATGAGTTGAAGTACTCCTTCGACTCCCTGGACAACGTCTACTTCCCCCACACGGGTGAAGACATTGGCCTGGCGTTCCGCGAATTCGAACCCGGCCTGGGCTCCGACCAGCGTTACCGGCAATGGGAGTTCAAGCTGGACAAGGCCATGAGCAGCGGGCCGGACACACTGATCCTCGGCGGGCGTTATGGGCGTACGCTGGATAAGTCGGACGTGGTGATTTCCAGCTTCCTGCTGGGGGGCGCGCGGCAGTTGTCGGGCTTCCGCCAGGACGCGATTTCCGGGCAGAACATCAGCCTGATGCGAGCGGTCTACTATCGTCGCCTGACCCCACGCTCATACCTGCCACTGGATTTCCCGCTGTACCTGGGCGCCTCCCTGGAACGGGGCCGGGCGTGGAACAACGACAATGAATACGACAGCGGCTACATCAATGCCGCGAGTATTTTCCTGGGGTTCGATACGCCGCTGGGGCCGTTGAATTTCAGCTATGGCTTTAACGATGACAATCAGAAAGCGGTGTATCTGAATCTGGGCCAGACATTCTGA
- a CDS encoding DMT family transporter yields the protein MTPRTALGALHIGALMFGLTGVFGKLATASPAIIVFGRAAFAVIALAVFARFASNTAWQKLYSRDYRRLLLSGLLLAGHWVSFFIAVKVAGVAIATLGFASFPAFTVILEGLIFRERIRANEILLVALVSIGLVLVTPDFDLASQATSGLLWAVGSGLLFSLLSLNNRASGRIPAVQAALCQNVVVALCLLPVAAPGLADVRALDWLWIGLLGVFCTGLAHSLFVASLAVIKARTAAVVFAMEPVYGITVAWLLFGENPTLRMLAGGALIIVAIIVSGLMGSSKPVKQPAATA from the coding sequence ATGACTCCCCGCACTGCCCTCGGCGCCCTGCATATCGGCGCACTGATGTTTGGCCTCACTGGTGTGTTCGGCAAGCTCGCGACAGCGTCGCCGGCCATTATCGTGTTCGGCCGGGCGGCGTTTGCCGTAATTGCCCTGGCGGTGTTCGCCCGCTTTGCCAGTAATACCGCCTGGCAAAAACTGTACAGCCGTGACTATCGCAGGCTGCTGCTCAGCGGTTTGCTGCTGGCTGGGCATTGGGTGAGTTTCTTTATTGCCGTGAAAGTCGCCGGCGTGGCCATCGCCACCCTGGGTTTTGCCAGTTTCCCGGCGTTCACGGTGATCCTCGAAGGGCTGATTTTCCGCGAGCGGATTCGCGCCAATGAAATCCTCCTGGTGGCGCTGGTCAGCATCGGCCTGGTGCTGGTCACGCCGGACTTCGACCTCGCCAGCCAAGCCACCAGCGGCCTGCTTTGGGCCGTGGGCTCGGGGCTGTTGTTCTCGCTGCTGTCGCTGAACAATCGTGCCAGCGGACGTATCCCGGCGGTACAGGCTGCACTGTGCCAAAACGTAGTCGTCGCGCTGTGTTTGTTACCAGTTGCCGCACCTGGCCTTGCCGATGTACGCGCCCTGGACTGGTTGTGGATCGGCCTGCTGGGGGTGTTCTGCACGGGCCTGGCCCACAGCCTGTTTGTCGCCAGTCTGGCGGTGATCAAGGCACGCACGGCCGCCGTGGTGTTTGCCATGGAGCCGGTGTACGGCATCACCGTGGCCTGGCTGCTGTTTGGTGAAAACCCGACCTTGCGCATGCTCGCCGGTGGCGCCTTGATCATCGTCGCCATCATCGTGTCAGGGCTGATGGGCAGCAGCAAACCGGTCAAACAACCCGCCGCCACGGCCTGA
- a CDS encoding MarR family transcriptional regulator translates to MPLTDQHRFGMQLAQMSRGWRAELDRRLAGLGLSQARWLVLLHLARFTDAPTQRELAQSVGVEGPTLARLLDSLEGQGLVQRQAVVEDRRAKRIVLCDTARPLIEQIETIATALRHELFVGVDEEDLRVCMRVHGHILSNLEKS, encoded by the coding sequence ATGCCGTTAACCGATCAACACCGTTTTGGCATGCAGCTGGCACAGATGTCCCGAGGTTGGCGTGCCGAGCTGGATCGCCGTTTGGCTGGCCTGGGTCTGTCCCAGGCGCGCTGGCTGGTATTGCTGCATCTGGCGCGTTTTACGGACGCGCCCACCCAGCGTGAGCTGGCGCAAAGTGTTGGGGTGGAAGGGCCGACCTTGGCGCGTTTACTTGATAGTTTGGAAGGTCAGGGGCTGGTGCAACGCCAAGCCGTGGTAGAAGACCGTCGTGCCAAGCGCATTGTCCTATGTGATACCGCTCGCCCTTTGATCGAACAGATCGAAACCATTGCCACGGCCTTGCGCCATGAGCTGTTCGTGGGTGTCGACGAAGAAGATCTGCGAGTGTGCATGCGGGTTCACGGGCACATTCTGTCGAATCTGGAAAAGTCCTGA
- the recQ gene encoding DNA helicase RecQ, which produces MLEQAQRVLKDIFGYDSFRGRQGAIIERVANGGDALVLMPTGGGKSLCFQVPALLREGLAVVVSPLIALMDDQVATLEELGVAAASLNSTLSAEQQRDLANRIKRGEVKMLYLAPERLVQPRMLAFLQSLEIALFAIDEAHCVSQWGHDFRREYLQLGQLAELFPNVPRIALTATADKRTREEIVERLHLQDAERFLSSFDRPNIFYRIVPKEQPRKQLLAFLSERRSDAGIVYCLSRKKVDEVAAFLCEQGYPALPYHAGLPNDLRAYHQKRFLNEEGLIMVATIAFGMGIDKSNVRFVAHMDLPKSLEAYYQETGRAGRDGLPADAWMVYGLQDVVMLKQMLQNSEGDERHKRLEQHKLDAMLSLCEETRCRRQTLLAYFDEDMPQPCGHCDNCVDGVQTWDATEPARQGLSAIFRTGQRYGVGHLVDVLLGKDNEKVRSFGHQHLSVFGVGKDRAEGEWRSLFRQMVARGLVDIDLEGYGGLRLNDSCRPLLKGEVSLELRRDLKPQTTAKSSTSQASQLVRFEEREQWEALRALRKKLAQEHSVPPYVIFPDSTLLEMLREHPTTLGEMAKVSGVGARKLERYGQAFLEVLGGQAEAPKEVADIRHELISLARAGMTPIQIAGQLQCSEKNVYTLLAESIGKQQLSLEQALDLPEDLLGEIQDAFLDGEGELPPVSEIATLFTGRVPEGVLYCVRAALQSEFEI; this is translated from the coding sequence ATGCTCGAGCAGGCTCAACGCGTCCTCAAGGACATCTTCGGCTACGACAGTTTTCGTGGCCGCCAGGGTGCGATCATTGAGCGCGTGGCCAACGGTGGTGATGCCTTGGTCCTGATGCCCACCGGCGGTGGCAAGTCCTTGTGCTTCCAGGTGCCGGCGCTGTTGCGTGAAGGGCTCGCCGTGGTGGTGTCGCCGTTGATCGCATTGATGGACGATCAGGTGGCCACCCTGGAAGAGCTCGGCGTGGCAGCCGCTTCGCTGAACTCGACCCTCAGTGCCGAGCAACAGCGTGACCTGGCCAACCGCATTAAACGTGGCGAAGTGAAGATGCTCTACCTGGCTCCCGAGCGCCTGGTGCAGCCACGGATGCTGGCCTTCCTGCAGAGCCTGGAAATCGCCCTGTTCGCCATCGACGAAGCTCACTGCGTATCCCAATGGGGCCACGACTTCCGTCGCGAATACCTGCAACTAGGGCAATTGGCGGAGCTGTTCCCCAACGTCCCACGCATCGCCCTGACCGCTACCGCCGACAAGCGCACCCGGGAAGAAATCGTCGAGCGCCTGCACCTGCAAGACGCCGAGCGTTTTCTCTCCAGTTTTGACCGGCCCAATATTTTTTATCGCATCGTGCCCAAGGAACAGCCGCGCAAGCAGTTGCTGGCATTCCTCTCTGAGCGGCGCAGCGATGCCGGCATCGTCTATTGCCTGTCGCGCAAGAAGGTTGATGAAGTGGCCGCATTCCTCTGCGAGCAAGGCTACCCGGCGCTGCCGTATCACGCAGGCCTTCCCAATGACCTGCGCGCCTACCATCAGAAGCGCTTCCTCAACGAGGAAGGCCTGATCATGGTGGCGACCATCGCCTTCGGCATGGGCATCGACAAATCCAACGTGCGTTTTGTCGCTCATATGGATTTGCCCAAGTCCCTCGAAGCGTACTACCAGGAAACCGGTCGTGCCGGCCGTGATGGCCTGCCGGCGGACGCCTGGATGGTCTATGGCCTGCAGGACGTGGTGATGCTCAAGCAGATGCTGCAGAACTCCGAAGGTGACGAACGCCACAAGCGCCTGGAGCAGCACAAGCTCGACGCCATGTTGTCGTTGTGCGAAGAAACCCGTTGCCGCCGTCAGACCTTGCTCGCCTACTTCGACGAAGACATGCCCCAGCCTTGTGGGCATTGCGACAACTGTGTGGACGGCGTTCAGACCTGGGATGCCACGGAGCCGGCCCGTCAGGGGTTGTCAGCGATCTTTCGCACGGGCCAGCGTTATGGCGTCGGGCATCTGGTGGATGTATTGCTAGGTAAGGACAACGAAAAGGTCCGCAGCTTTGGTCACCAGCATCTTTCGGTCTTCGGTGTCGGCAAGGACCGTGCTGAAGGCGAATGGCGCTCGCTGTTCCGGCAGATGGTCGCGCGTGGCCTGGTGGATATCGACCTGGAAGGTTATGGCGGCTTGCGCCTGAACGACAGCTGCCGGCCGCTGCTCAAGGGCGAGGTCAGCCTGGAGCTGCGTCGCGACCTCAAGCCACAAACCACCGCCAAAAGCAGCACCAGCCAGGCCAGCCAGTTGGTACGTTTCGAAGAGCGCGAACAGTGGGAAGCCTTGCGCGCGCTGCGAAAAAAACTCGCGCAAGAACACAGCGTACCGCCTTATGTCATCTTTCCCGACTCTACCTTGCTGGAAATGCTTCGCGAGCATCCCACCACGCTGGGCGAGATGGCCAAGGTCAGCGGTGTGGGTGCACGCAAGCTGGAGCGTTATGGCCAGGCGTTCCTCGAGGTGCTCGGCGGCCAGGCCGAAGCGCCGAAAGAAGTCGCCGATATTCGTCACGAGTTGATCAGTTTGGCCAGGGCCGGCATGACCCCGATCCAGATCGCCGGGCAACTGCAATGCTCGGAAAAGAACGTCTATACCTTGCTGGCCGAATCCATTGGCAAGCAACAACTGTCTTTGGAACAGGCCCTTGATTTGCCGGAAGATTTGCTCGGCGAAATCCAGGATGCGTTCCTCGACGGGGAAGGCGAATTGCCACCTGTTTCCGAGATTGCGACGTTGTTTACCGGCCGCGTTCCGGAGGGTGTTTTGTACTGTGTTCGGGCTGCTTTGCAGTCGGAATTCGAGATTTGA
- a CDS encoding PAS domain-containing hybrid sensor histidine kinase/response regulator: MTLSSGLIAAVALAYMAIMFAIAFYGDRRHAPLPPRVRAWVYSLSLAVYCTSWTFFGAVGQAAEQLWAFLPIYLGPVLLLVLAPWVLQKMILISKQENITSIADFIAARYGKSQSLAVVVALICLVGVLPYIALQLKGIVLGVNLLIGAGADATGTRAQDTALIVSLVLALFTIVFGTRNLDATEHHRGMVLAIAFESLVKLFAFLAVGAFVTYGLYDGFDDLFSQAMLAPRLEEYWKETINWPSMVVQTGVAMMAIICLPRQFHVTVVENIEPQDLRLAKWVFPAYLILAALFVVPIALGGKMLLPGSVLPDSYVISLPLAEAHPALALLAFIGGASAATGMVIVASVALSTMVSNDMLLPWLLRRTNAERPFEVFRHWMLSVRRVSIVIILLLAYVSYRLLGSTASLATIGQIAFAAVTQLAPAMLGALYWKQANRRGVFAGLAAGTFLWFYTLILPIAAHSLGWSLSVFPGLTWLHGNPLGLPITPLTQGVVLSLAGNFTLFVWVSMLSRTRVSEHWQAGRFIGQETSQRASARSMLSVQINDLLSLAARFVGEERAQQSFVRFAYRQGKGFNPNQNADNDWIAHTERLLAGVLGASSTRAVVKAAIEGREMQLEDVVRIADEASEVLQFNRALLQGAIENITQGISVVDQSLKLVAWNRRYLELFNYPDGLISVGRPIADIIRYNAERGLCGPGEAEVHVARRLHWMRQGRAHTSERLFPNGRVIELIGNPMPGGGFVMSFTDITAFREAEQALTEANEGLEQRVTERTHELSQLNVALTDAKGVAESASQSKTRFLAAVSHDLMQPLNAARLFSAALSHQNDGLSGEARQLVQHLDSSLRSAEDLISDLLDISRLENGKINPQRQPFVLNELFDTLGAEFKALAQEQGLRFRLRGSRLRVDSDIKLLRRILQNFLTNAFRYADGPVLLGVRRRQGELCLEVWDRGPGIPQDKQKVIFEEFKRLDSHQTRAEKGLGLGLAIADGLCRVLGHRLSVRSWPRKGSVFSVRVPLARTQSSPQVKPTLENGLPLSGAQVLCVDNEESILIGMRSLLSRWGCEVFTARDQAQCAALLAEGMRPQLALVDYHLDHGETGTELMGWLRAQLAEPIPGVVISADGRPEMVAEVHGAGLDYLAKPVKPAALRALLSRHLPL, from the coding sequence ATGACGCTGTCCAGCGGGCTGATCGCCGCCGTTGCCCTGGCCTATATGGCCATTATGTTTGCCATTGCCTTTTACGGTGACCGTCGCCACGCGCCGTTGCCACCGCGAGTGCGTGCCTGGGTGTATAGCCTGTCGCTGGCGGTTTATTGCACAAGCTGGACCTTCTTCGGCGCCGTGGGCCAGGCGGCCGAACAGTTGTGGGCGTTTTTACCGATTTACCTGGGACCGGTACTGCTGCTGGTGCTGGCACCTTGGGTGCTGCAAAAGATGATTCTGATCAGCAAGCAGGAAAACATCACCTCCATCGCTGACTTTATCGCTGCCCGCTATGGCAAATCCCAATCCCTTGCGGTGGTGGTGGCGCTGATCTGCCTGGTGGGTGTGCTGCCCTACATTGCCCTGCAGCTCAAAGGCATCGTACTCGGCGTGAACCTGTTGATTGGCGCTGGCGCCGACGCCACTGGCACCCGCGCCCAGGACACCGCGCTCATCGTGTCCCTGGTGCTGGCACTGTTCACCATAGTCTTTGGCACCCGCAACCTCGATGCCACGGAGCACCATCGCGGCATGGTGCTGGCGATTGCCTTTGAATCCCTGGTCAAGCTGTTCGCTTTCCTTGCCGTCGGTGCGTTCGTGACCTACGGCCTGTACGACGGTTTCGATGACCTGTTCAGCCAGGCGATGCTGGCACCACGGCTAGAGGAGTACTGGAAGGAAACCATCAACTGGCCATCGATGGTGGTCCAGACCGGCGTGGCGATGATGGCGATCATCTGCCTGCCACGACAGTTTCATGTGACGGTGGTGGAAAATATCGAACCCCAGGACCTGCGCCTGGCCAAGTGGGTATTCCCGGCGTACCTGATTCTTGCCGCGCTGTTCGTGGTACCGATTGCCCTGGGCGGGAAAATGCTGCTGCCGGGATCCGTGCTGCCCGACTCCTATGTGATCAGCCTGCCACTGGCCGAAGCGCATCCAGCCCTGGCGCTGCTGGCATTTATCGGCGGTGCCTCGGCGGCCACCGGCATGGTGATCGTGGCCAGCGTGGCGCTGTCGACCATGGTCTCCAACGACATGCTGTTGCCGTGGTTACTACGCCGCACCAACGCCGAACGTCCGTTCGAAGTGTTCCGTCACTGGATGCTCTCGGTGCGCCGGGTCAGCATCGTGATCATTCTGCTGCTGGCCTACGTCAGCTACCGCCTGCTGGGCTCCACCGCAAGCCTGGCGACCATCGGCCAGATCGCCTTCGCCGCCGTCACCCAATTGGCCCCTGCGATGCTCGGCGCGCTGTACTGGAAACAAGCCAACCGTCGCGGCGTGTTTGCCGGACTCGCGGCCGGGACATTCCTGTGGTTCTACACGTTGATCCTGCCGATTGCCGCCCATAGCCTGGGCTGGTCGCTGAGTGTTTTCCCAGGCCTGACCTGGCTGCACGGCAATCCTCTGGGCCTGCCCATCACCCCGCTGACTCAAGGCGTGGTGTTGTCTCTGGCGGGTAACTTCACGCTGTTTGTCTGGGTCTCGATGCTGTCGCGCACGCGGGTGTCGGAGCACTGGCAGGCCGGGCGGTTTATCGGCCAGGAAACCAGCCAGCGAGCCAGCGCCCGCTCCATGCTCTCGGTGCAGATCAACGATTTGCTCAGCCTGGCCGCGCGATTTGTCGGTGAGGAACGAGCGCAGCAGAGTTTTGTCCGCTTCGCCTATCGCCAGGGCAAAGGCTTCAATCCGAACCAGAACGCCGACAACGATTGGATCGCCCACACCGAGCGGCTGCTGGCTGGTGTGCTGGGGGCCTCGTCGACCCGAGCCGTAGTGAAAGCAGCCATTGAAGGCAGGGAAATGCAGTTGGAGGACGTAGTGCGGATCGCCGACGAAGCGTCCGAAGTGCTGCAGTTCAACCGTGCCCTGCTGCAAGGAGCCATCGAAAACATCACCCAAGGCATCAGCGTGGTCGACCAGTCCCTCAAGCTGGTGGCCTGGAACCGCCGCTACCTGGAACTGTTCAACTACCCCGATGGGCTGATCAGCGTCGGCCGGCCGATTGCCGACATTATTCGCTACAACGCCGAGCGCGGGCTGTGCGGTCCCGGCGAAGCCGAAGTGCACGTGGCTCGTCGCCTGCACTGGATGCGCCAGGGGCGCGCCCATACCTCAGAGCGGCTGTTCCCCAATGGCCGAGTGATCGAGCTGATCGGCAACCCGATGCCCGGCGGCGGCTTTGTCATGAGTTTCACCGACATCACCGCCTTCCGCGAGGCCGAGCAGGCATTGACGGAGGCCAACGAAGGCCTGGAACAGCGGGTTACCGAACGAACCCATGAGTTATCGCAACTGAACGTCGCACTAACCGATGCCAAGGGCGTTGCCGAGTCGGCCAGCCAATCGAAAACCCGCTTTCTTGCGGCCGTCAGCCATGACCTGATGCAACCGCTGAACGCTGCGCGACTGTTTTCCGCCGCCCTCTCCCACCAGAACGACGGCTTGTCCGGGGAAGCCCGGCAATTGGTGCAGCACCTGGACAGTTCACTGCGTTCGGCCGAAGACCTGATCAGCGACCTGCTGGATATTTCGCGCCTGGAGAACGGCAAGATCAACCCACAGCGCCAGCCTTTTGTCCTTAACGAACTGTTCGACACCTTGGGCGCCGAGTTCAAGGCCCTGGCCCAGGAGCAAGGCTTGCGCTTCCGCTTACGGGGCAGTCGCTTGCGCGTCGACAGCGATATCAAGCTACTAAGACGGATCCTGCAGAACTTCCTGACCAACGCTTTCCGCTATGCCGACGGCCCGGTGCTATTAGGCGTACGACGCCGCCAAGGTGAGTTGTGCCTGGAGGTCTGGGACCGTGGCCCCGGCATCCCCCAAGACAAGCAGAAAGTGATTTTCGAAGAGTTCAAACGCCTGGACAGCCATCAAACCCGCGCCGAAAAAGGCCTGGGGCTTGGGTTGGCGATTGCCGATGGGCTGTGCCGAGTGCTCGGTCACCGCTTGAGCGTGCGCTCATGGCCACGCAAGGGCAGCGTGTTCAGTGTCCGGGTACCATTGGCTCGGACGCAGTCCAGCCCGCAGGTCAAGCCGACGCTGGAAAATGGCCTGCCACTGAGCGGCGCCCAGGTGCTGTGCGTGGACAACGAAGAGAGCATCCTGATTGGCATGCGCAGCCTGCTCAGCCGCTGGGGCTGCGAGGTCTTTACCGCCCGCGACCAGGCACAATGCGCCGCGTTGCTGGCCGAAGGGATGCGACCGCAACTGGCGCTGGTGGACTACCACTTGGACCACGGCGAGACTGGCACCGAATTGATGGGTTGGCTGCGTGCCCAATTGGCGGAACCGATCCCGGGCGTAGTGATCAGTGCCGATGGGCGGCCGGAGATGGTCGCCGAGGTGCATGGGGCAGGATTGGATTATCTGGCCAAGCCGGTGAAACCGGCGGCGTTGCGGGCGTTGCTGAGTCGGCATTTGCCGCTGTGA
- a CDS encoding YbaN family protein produces MGNRSLILRYVLLAIGWLSVALGVIGIFLPVLPTTPFLLLAAACFARSSPRVYQWLVEHPRLGPWIRDYLDGNGIPLKGKVYAIGLMWLSIGLSCYLVPLPWARGFMLTSAVLVTIYILRQKTLPRR; encoded by the coding sequence ATGGGCAACCGCTCCCTGATCCTGCGTTACGTTCTGCTGGCCATCGGCTGGTTGAGCGTAGCGCTTGGGGTGATCGGCATCTTCCTTCCGGTTCTGCCGACTACGCCCTTCCTTCTGCTGGCTGCCGCCTGCTTTGCCCGTAGCTCACCGCGCGTCTACCAATGGTTGGTGGAGCACCCGCGCCTGGGCCCGTGGATTCGTGATTACCTGGACGGCAACGGCATTCCTCTCAAGGGCAAGGTGTACGCCATCGGGCTGATGTGGCTGAGTATTGGCTTATCCTGCTACCTAGTGCCGCTGCCCTGGGCACGCGGATTCATGCTGACCAGTGCGGTGCTGGTGACGATCTATATCCTGAGGCAAAAGACCCTGCCCCGGCGTTGA
- a CDS encoding SelT/SelW/SelH family protein yields MSAAKPEIVITYCTQCQWLLRAAWLAQELLSTFADDLGRVALEPATGGAFRITCDGVQIWERKADGGFPEAKVLKQRVRDQIDPQRDLGHNDRTQ; encoded by the coding sequence ATGTCTGCGGCCAAGCCCGAGATTGTCATCACCTACTGCACCCAGTGTCAGTGGTTACTGCGCGCCGCATGGCTGGCCCAGGAGTTGTTGAGCACCTTCGCTGATGACTTGGGGAGAGTGGCGCTGGAGCCGGCCACCGGTGGCGCGTTTCGTATTACCTGCGACGGCGTGCAAATCTGGGAGCGCAAGGCCGATGGAGGCTTCCCGGAAGCCAAGGTGCTCAAGCAACGGGTGCGCGACCAGATCGACCCGCAACGGGATCTGGGGCATAACGACCGCACTCAATAA